A window from Pangasianodon hypophthalmus isolate fPanHyp1 chromosome 16, fPanHyp1.pri, whole genome shotgun sequence encodes these proteins:
- the ntsr1 gene encoding neurotensin receptor type 1: MDVNSTLTELDSLKLRALTEQLVARANSSVPLRHNETDSAPEEDLDVNTDIYSKLLVTVIYVVLFAIGCLGNSITLYTLLTKKSLQNLQSTVHYHLASLAVSDLLILLFSMPVELYNFIWVHHPWAFGAAACKGYYFLRDGCSYATAFNVASLSAERYMAICHPFKAKSVMSRSRTKKLISAMWAASFLLATPMLFTMGQRSVDSEPICTTIVSSVTAKTVLQVNAFLSFIVPMGLISVLNGVIASQLLRMFREAAQDNRVCLVGGNATMLSVAVEPNRAQSLRHGVMVLRAVVIAFVVCWLPYHARRLMYCYVTDWTDTLYDFYHYFYMVTNVLFYVSSAINPVLYNLVSTNYRQIFFSTLHNFFLPCRRKKQTRMLTRHSISICSSHTFSTNVVKETVY, from the exons ATGGATGTAAACAGCACACTAACAGAGCTCGACTCTCTGAAATTGCGCGCCTTGACGGAGCAACTTGTAGCGCGCGCGAACAGTTCAGTGCCGCTTCGCCATAACGAGACGGACTCCGCTCCTGAGGAGGACCTGGACGTGAACACAGACATTTACTCTAAACTGCTTGTCACCGTGATTTACGTGGTTCTGTTCGCTATCGGCTGCCTGGGGAACTCTATAACGCTGTACACCCTGCTGACAAAGAAGTCTCTTCAGAACCTGCAGAGCACCGTGCACTACCACCTGGCGAGCCTGGCCGTGTCTGATCTGCTCATCCTCCTGTTCAGCATGCCCGTGGAGCTCTATAACTTCATCTGGGTGCACCACCCGTGGGCTTTTGGCGCGGCCGCGTGCAAGGGCTACTACTTCCTGCGCGACGGCTGCTCATATGCCACGGCTTTCAACGTGGCGAGCCTGAGCGCAGAGCGCTACATGGCCATCTGCCACCCATTTAAGGCGAAAAGCGTGATGTCGCGGAGCCGCACCAAGAAGCTGATCAGTGCCATGTGGGCCGCTTCCTTTCTGCTCGCCACACCGATGCTCTTTACCATGGGCCAGAGGAGTGTGGACAGTGAACCCATATGCACCACCATCGTGTCCTCGGTCACGGCCAAAACTGTTCTTCAG GTGAATGCATTCCTGTCATTCATTGTTCCCATGGGTCTGATCTCAGTGCTGAATGGAGTCATTGCCAGTCAGCTTCTTCGTATGTTTCGTGAGGCAGCTCAGGACAACCGTGTCTGCCTTGTTGGGGGTAATGCCACTATGCTCAGCGTTGCTGTGGAGCCCAACCGTGCCCAGTCCCTGCGCCATGGCGTTATGGTGTTGC GAGCTGTAGTCATTGCTTTTGTGGTCTGCTGGCTGCCATATCATGCCCGTCGTCTGATGTACTGTTATGTGACTGATTGGACTGA CACTCTCTATGACTTCTATCACTATTTCTACATGGTCACCAATGTGCTGTTCTATGTGAGCTCAGCAATCAACCCTGTCCTTTACAACCTCGTCTCGACCAACTACCGCCAGATCTTCTTCTCCACGCTGCACAATTTCTTCCTGCCATGCCGACGTAAGAAGCAAACACGCATGCTCACCAGGCACTCTATCAGCATCTGCAGTAGCCACACTTTCTCTACCAATGTCGTTAAAGAGACTGTCTACTGA